A single Chryseobacterium sp. DNA region contains:
- the arr gene encoding NAD(+)--rifampin ADP-ribosyltransferase, with translation MLLKDNPSDKGPFYHGTKADLQAGDVLTAGSHSNYRSELKMNHIYFTALVNGAGLAAALAKGDGHERVYIVEPTGNYENDPNLTDKKFPGNPTRSYRSREPLKIIGEATDWARPSSEELQKFREKLANNTGEIIN, from the coding sequence ATGCTGCTTAAAGATAACCCTTCCGACAAAGGCCCTTTTTATCATGGCACGAAAGCTGATCTGCAGGCTGGTGATGTTCTCACAGCAGGCAGCCATTCTAATTACAGGTCTGAACTCAAAATGAATCATATTTATTTTACAGCCCTGGTTAATGGAGCGGGACTTGCAGCTGCATTGGCAAAAGGGGATGGGCATGAACGTGTGTATATCGTTGAGCCAACAGGAAATTATGAAAATGATCCGAACCTAACCGATAAAAAATTCCCTGGCAACCCGACTCGTTCCTATCGTTCCCGAGAACCACTAAAAATCATAGGGGAGGCAACAGACTGGGCGAGACCGAGCTCCGAAGAACTTCAGAAATTCCGCGAAAAATTAGCGAACAATACAGGAGAAATAATAAATTAG
- a CDS encoding alpha-L-fucosidase: MLNTHAISQAKKDYTKEPETAYAKRMHWFKEAKYGMFIHFGLYSQLGGVWNKDTIKGYAEWIQAVADIAPQDYAMLIHTLNAYSCKIIILLHR; the protein is encoded by the coding sequence ATGTTGAATACTCATGCAATTTCACAGGCAAAGAAGGATTACACGAAAGAGCCGGAAACAGCATATGCCAAGCGTATGCACTGGTTTAAAGAGGCAAAATATGGAATGTTTATACATTTTGGTTTGTACAGCCAGCTGGGCGGAGTCTGGAACAAAGATACAATAAAGGGATATGCTGAATGGATACAAGCAGTTGCTGATATTGCTCCACAGGATTATGCCATGCTTATCCATACTTTAAATGCTTACTCCTGTAAAATAATTATTCTGCTGCATAGATAG
- a CDS encoding DUF1062 domain-containing protein: protein MNAQKKNIDIWLIYRCIKCKNTYNMTLFSRTRKESISKDLFSKFSENNAETAWHYAFSLEMRRKNNVEPDAESVEYDIRYPPVEEILNFDHEEATFTIKYPFEFNLRVSSVVRIGLSLSARQLNRLLELNAISFQQKPLQKKHKVKNGDIVKVNIEKLRSIRCENPQQ, encoded by the coding sequence ATGAATGCGCAAAAAAAGAATATTGATATATGGTTGATTTACAGGTGTATAAAATGTAAAAACACATATAATATGACTCTGTTTTCACGCACCAGAAAGGAGTCAATAAGCAAGGATCTCTTCAGTAAATTTTCGGAAAACAATGCAGAAACAGCCTGGCACTATGCATTTTCCCTTGAAATGAGAAGGAAAAATAATGTTGAGCCAGATGCAGAAAGCGTGGAATATGATATCAGATATCCTCCGGTGGAGGAAATCCTCAATTTTGATCATGAAGAGGCAACATTTACAATTAAATATCCTTTTGAGTTTAATCTTAGGGTTTCATCTGTTGTCAGAATAGGATTGAGCCTTTCAGCAAGGCAGTTAAACAGGCTGTTGGAACTTAATGCGATTTCTTTTCAGCAGAAACCTTTACAAAAGAAGCATAAGGTTAAAAACGGAGATATTGTTAAGGTTAATATAGAAAAACTAAGAAGTATACGCTGTGAGAATCCGCAGCAGTAA
- a CDS encoding dihydrofolate reductase family protein, whose protein sequence is MRKITVLSMITLDGVMQAPGGPEEDPAGNFKYGGWTVSYGDELFGQIMKEEMEPADYLLGRKTFEIFSAYWPEHADFWPGINEGVKYVLSQTMQESEWKNTVFLKNPEDIEKLKNSEGADIQVWGSSKLIQLLLKHDLVDELRLKIYPLLLGEGKKLFENGVVPAAFTLTESHVTSKGVMITNYKRDGEIITGTIEI, encoded by the coding sequence ATGAGAAAAATAACTGTTTTATCAATGATTACACTGGATGGCGTGATGCAGGCACCCGGTGGACCTGAAGAAGACCCGGCCGGAAATTTTAAATATGGAGGCTGGACCGTATCATATGGTGATGAGCTTTTTGGACAGATCATGAAAGAAGAGATGGAGCCCGCAGACTATCTTTTGGGCAGAAAAACGTTTGAGATCTTTTCAGCCTACTGGCCTGAACATGCTGACTTTTGGCCCGGTATTAATGAGGGTGTCAAATATGTCCTCTCCCAAACTATGCAAGAATCGGAGTGGAAAAATACTGTTTTTCTCAAAAATCCTGAAGATATAGAAAAACTCAAAAATTCGGAAGGTGCCGACATTCAGGTATGGGGCAGCAGCAAGCTTATTCAACTGTTGCTTAAACATGATCTGGTGGATGAGCTTCGGCTTAAAATTTATCCGTTACTACTTGGTGAGGGGAAAAAGTTGTTTGAAAATGGGGTGGTTCCGGCAGCATTTACATTAACAGAAAGTCATGTGACATCAAAAGGAGTTATGATAACCAACTATAAGAGGGATGGAGAGATTATAACGGGTACTATTGAAATATGA
- a CDS encoding Dyp-type peroxidase codes for MNSQNVTDYPNNNTYFLVWNFRQDADPAKIKSVFQRICALVINLNNSALDRFPDSKASCVLGIGYEAWLQLKLPSPLPQEFKKFEEIKGSQHTAVSTRGDLHFHIRADEKSLAYDMASTVSGFMKEIADCIIEIQGFRYWDSRSILGFVDGTENPHGKDRDHFAIIGDTDPQYAGGSYLFVQKYIHNLDAWKSLSVEDQEKVIGRSKEQDIEMDDEVKPKNSHIALANVGDDFKVVRDNMPFGNVSTNEMGTYFICYASRFSTVERMLTNMFIGDPPGNYDRILDFSTAQTGTLFFVPSADMLDEFSS; via the coding sequence ATGAATTCTCAAAATGTCACAGACTATCCCAACAATAACACCTATTTTCTGGTCTGGAATTTCAGACAGGATGCAGATCCTGCAAAAATTAAATCAGTTTTTCAGAGAATCTGTGCACTGGTCATCAATCTGAATAACTCTGCTCTTGACCGTTTTCCGGATTCAAAAGCGAGCTGTGTACTGGGCATTGGATATGAAGCCTGGTTACAACTGAAGCTTCCTAGTCCTCTCCCTCAGGAATTTAAGAAATTTGAAGAGATAAAAGGCAGTCAACATACCGCAGTAAGTACGAGGGGTGATCTACACTTCCACATCCGTGCAGATGAGAAAAGCCTGGCTTATGATATGGCTTCCACAGTCTCAGGGTTTATGAAGGAAATCGCAGACTGTATTATTGAAATTCAGGGATTCCGCTATTGGGACAGCAGGTCTATCTTAGGATTTGTAGACGGCACTGAAAATCCTCATGGAAAAGACCGCGATCACTTTGCCATTATCGGGGATACGGATCCTCAGTATGCAGGAGGCAGCTATCTTTTTGTCCAGAAGTATATCCACAATTTGGATGCCTGGAAATCTCTTTCTGTCGAAGATCAGGAAAAAGTAATCGGAAGATCAAAGGAGCAGGATATCGAAATGGATGATGAGGTAAAACCTAAAAATTCACATATAGCACTAGCCAATGTAGGGGATGATTTTAAAGTAGTGAGAGACAATATGCCGTTTGGAAATGTTTCTACAAATGAAATGGGGACTTATTTCATTTGCTATGCAAGCAGATTCAGTACGGTAGAAAGGATGCTGACCAATATGTTTATCGGTGATCCACCGGGAAATTATGACCGGATTCTAGATTTCAGCACTGCTCAAACAGGGACTTTATTTTTTGTTCCTTCAGCAGATATGTTAGATGAATTTTCGTCATAA
- a CDS encoding sulfite exporter TauE/SafE family protein, translating to MEHWEIFLFFLMIAFIYSSVGFGGGSSYLAVLAMYNLPYQEIRLTALICNVIVVAGGVYIYVKNKQIDWRKVVPITLISVPMAYLGAVLKISQETFFLILGITLIIAAVLLWMKTETKKDPKSLQNPKSSLLGNSFLGGGIGFLSGLVGIGGGIFLSPLLNLMKWDTPKKIAATSSVFILVNSVSGIFGQASKLTVDMDLFRILSLCIAVFAGGQIGSRMSLKWNPLIIKRMTAVLVLVAGINVLIKYW from the coding sequence ATGGAACATTGGGAAATCTTTCTATTCTTTTTGATGATCGCTTTTATATATTCATCGGTAGGATTTGGCGGAGGTTCCAGCTATCTTGCGGTACTGGCAATGTATAATCTTCCTTACCAGGAAATACGGTTGACAGCACTGATCTGCAATGTTATCGTAGTTGCCGGCGGTGTTTATATTTATGTTAAAAATAAACAGATTGACTGGAGGAAAGTAGTTCCTATCACTCTGATAAGTGTTCCCATGGCCTATTTAGGAGCCGTGTTAAAAATAAGCCAGGAGACTTTTTTCCTGATTTTAGGCATTACACTGATCATAGCTGCCGTTTTGTTATGGATGAAAACGGAAACTAAAAAGGACCCGAAATCTTTACAGAACCCGAAATCTTCATTACTTGGAAATAGTTTTTTAGGCGGCGGTATTGGCTTTCTGTCAGGGCTCGTGGGAATCGGAGGCGGAATTTTTCTTTCCCCCTTACTCAATTTGATGAAATGGGATACTCCCAAAAAAATAGCCGCGACTTCCAGTGTTTTTATACTGGTAAATTCTGTATCAGGTATTTTCGGACAGGCATCAAAGCTAACTGTAGATATGGACCTTTTCCGGATTCTGAGCCTGTGTATTGCTGTTTTTGCTGGCGGACAGATCGGTTCAAGGATGTCATTGAAATGGAATCCTTTGATTATAAAAAGAATGACGGCTGTACTTGTTTTGGTGGCCGGAATAAATGTTTTAATAAAATATTGGTAA
- a CDS encoding lantibiotic dehydratase family protein, translating into MSRFPYQFFNEYAVRTPLFSLKDFQELFNKNEISDAGLKEICSDLIFQEAIYLASPGMHEEISKWLNSEKQFSPKEYQRLKQTILKYYTRMSTRCTPFGLFSGIGLGRFSLESLSLAGSEIHSYQLTGNQVRDTRLDMHFLVSLAQHFVRLPEIRNKILFFPNNSIYKVGHRIRYTEYQYTGGKRDYMISFAPISRELQQVLNFSKQGKTIQQIVEILIDEEITKEEAAEFIEELIDNQVLVSELEPNVSGNDFLDTIITVLKRIDVKNEADILISLKNKLCTLDSTIGNPVILYAELKELINGLKIEYEQQYLFQTDLYNKSCFYLSPEWKKELKKGISFLNKITLEQKESELSRFKKAFNERFETQEMPLLYVLDTEIGIGYKQNISAKGIHPYLEDLNIPQTKEKRELHIKLNPVHIILNQKLQEALFNNQYIITLADEDFKGFEESWNDLPDTISLMTEIISENSQEKLFLNSSTGSSAASLLGRFCSGKSNVQDLTKNIAQKEEELSSDEILAEIVHLPEARIGNVIRRPVLRQYEIPYLAQSILPEENQIPVDDLYISLKNDKIVLRSKKLNKKIRPYLTNVHNYYTNTLPVYHFLSDVYSQNIRSGLHFSWGELEYIYTFLPRVEYRNIILSKSRWKITEKDISSLEGMISDKRVFLLKLQDWRNKRKIPVWIQWVKFDNTLTMNLENYDMAQLFIQTIKSKGTIIIEEFLYHEKDDFKHEFVFPMYRVGGDKNKQ; encoded by the coding sequence ATGTCACGCTTCCCTTATCAGTTTTTTAATGAATATGCTGTACGGACTCCTTTATTTTCGCTCAAAGACTTTCAGGAGCTGTTCAATAAAAATGAAATTTCGGATGCAGGATTAAAGGAAATTTGTAGCGATCTTATTTTTCAGGAGGCTATTTATCTGGCTTCTCCCGGTATGCATGAAGAGATTAGTAAATGGCTTAATTCAGAGAAACAATTTTCACCTAAAGAATATCAAAGACTAAAACAAACCATACTGAAATATTATACCCGGATGAGTACACGCTGTACTCCATTCGGCTTATTTTCAGGAATTGGATTGGGAAGGTTTAGTTTAGAATCTCTAAGCTTGGCCGGTAGTGAGATCCACAGTTATCAGCTAACCGGCAATCAAGTGCGAGATACCAGGTTGGATATGCACTTTCTGGTTTCCTTAGCTCAACACTTTGTGCGATTACCCGAGATAAGAAATAAAATTTTATTTTTTCCTAATAACAGCATCTATAAAGTAGGTCATAGAATCCGGTATACAGAATATCAATATACCGGAGGAAAAAGAGACTATATGATCTCATTTGCCCCAATTTCCAGAGAATTACAGCAAGTATTGAATTTTTCAAAACAAGGCAAAACTATACAACAAATTGTAGAAATTTTGATTGATGAAGAAATCACAAAGGAAGAAGCCGCAGAATTTATAGAAGAACTCATTGACAATCAGGTACTGGTAAGTGAACTGGAACCTAATGTTTCGGGGAATGATTTTTTAGATACCATAATTACCGTTTTAAAAAGAATAGATGTAAAAAATGAAGCCGATATTTTAATTTCTTTAAAAAATAAACTGTGTACATTAGATTCAACCATAGGGAATCCAGTTATATTATATGCTGAACTTAAAGAATTAATAAATGGTTTGAAAATAGAATATGAACAACAATACCTCTTCCAGACCGACCTTTATAATAAATCTTGCTTTTATTTGTCTCCAGAATGGAAAAAAGAATTGAAAAAAGGAATAAGCTTTTTAAACAAAATTACTTTAGAACAAAAGGAAAGTGAGCTTTCAAGATTTAAAAAAGCCTTTAACGAAAGATTTGAAACACAGGAAATGCCATTGCTGTATGTTCTGGATACAGAAATAGGTATCGGCTACAAACAAAACATCTCTGCAAAAGGCATTCATCCTTATCTAGAAGACCTGAATATTCCACAAACTAAAGAGAAGAGAGAGCTTCATATAAAATTGAATCCTGTTCATATTATTCTCAATCAAAAATTACAGGAAGCCTTATTCAATAATCAATACATCATTACATTGGCAGATGAAGATTTTAAAGGTTTTGAAGAAAGCTGGAATGATCTTCCCGATACTATTTCCTTAATGACAGAAATAATTTCTGAAAACAGCCAGGAAAAACTATTTTTAAATAGTAGTACCGGAAGTAGTGCTGCCAGTCTTTTAGGGCGCTTCTGTTCTGGGAAATCCAACGTTCAGGATCTGACAAAAAATATTGCCCAAAAAGAAGAAGAGCTCAGTTCTGATGAGATTTTAGCTGAAATAGTCCATTTGCCGGAAGCGAGAATAGGGAATGTAATAAGAAGACCAGTTTTAAGGCAGTACGAAATCCCTTATTTAGCCCAGTCTATTTTGCCAGAAGAAAATCAGATACCAGTGGATGATTTGTATATTTCTTTAAAAAATGATAAGATTGTTTTGCGTTCAAAGAAATTAAACAAGAAGATCAGGCCCTATTTAACAAACGTTCATAATTATTATACGAATACCCTGCCTGTTTATCATTTTTTATCTGATGTATATTCCCAAAACATCAGATCAGGGCTTCATTTCAGTTGGGGTGAGTTAGAGTACATCTATACGTTTTTACCAAGAGTGGAATACCGTAATATCATTCTTTCAAAATCGAGGTGGAAGATCACAGAAAAAGACATTTCTTCATTGGAGGGAATGATTTCGGATAAAAGAGTTTTTTTACTGAAGTTACAAGACTGGAGAAATAAAAGAAAAATTCCAGTATGGATCCAATGGGTAAAGTTTGATAATACTTTAACTATGAATCTGGAAAACTATGACATGGCCCAACTTTTTATTCAAACCATAAAAAGTAAAGGCACAATTATTATAGAAGAATTTTTATACCACGAAAAGGATGATTTTAAACATGAATTTGTTTTTCCGATGTATAGGGTAGGTGGAGATAAGAATAAACAGTAA
- a CDS encoding 3',5'-cyclic-nucleotide phosphodiesterase — MKKIALSLFAICIHITCQAQSFDLIPLGIYGGEQEDNLSAYLVGKPKDTAFICLDAGTVNTGIRRAIELKSLNRSEETVLKNQIKGYFISHGHLDHLAGLIINSPADSKKDIYATAPVLQILQNHYFINDTWINFADQGQKPILGKYHYTELQEGIEIPAQKTPFFLTAYELSHVNPYKSSAVLVRYDGHHLLYLGDTGADRIERSDRLNTLWNDIAPLIKKGQLNTILIEVSFPNSQPENLLFGHLTPNLLLEELNKLKEKTGQKNLEGMHIVVTHRKPTGDNPEIIKRELLKNNPLKVNYIFPEQGKKISLP, encoded by the coding sequence ATGAAAAAAATAGCACTCTCTTTATTTGCCATCTGTATACATATTACGTGTCAGGCACAAAGTTTTGACCTTATCCCATTAGGTATCTACGGCGGAGAACAAGAGGACAATTTATCTGCTTATTTAGTGGGAAAGCCAAAAGACACGGCCTTTATTTGCCTTGATGCCGGCACGGTGAATACAGGAATTCGAAGAGCCATTGAATTAAAGAGCCTTAACAGGTCAGAAGAAACGGTTCTCAAGAACCAGATCAAAGGATATTTTATTTCGCATGGCCACCTGGATCATTTAGCGGGACTTATTATCAATTCCCCGGCTGACAGTAAAAAGGATATTTACGCCACAGCCCCGGTGCTTCAAATTCTACAGAATCATTACTTTATCAATGATACCTGGATTAATTTTGCCGACCAGGGACAAAAACCTATATTAGGAAAGTATCATTATACTGAACTTCAAGAAGGTATAGAAATCCCGGCACAAAAAACGCCGTTCTTCTTAACAGCATACGAGTTAAGCCACGTAAACCCTTATAAAAGCAGTGCCGTACTTGTAAGATATGACGGTCATCATTTACTCTACCTGGGAGATACGGGGGCAGATCGAATAGAGAGATCTGACCGGCTTAATACTCTTTGGAACGATATAGCTCCGCTTATCAAAAAAGGACAGCTCAACACCATATTGATCGAAGTTTCTTTTCCAAACAGCCAGCCTGAAAATCTGTTGTTCGGGCACCTCACTCCTAACCTGCTGCTGGAAGAACTAAACAAGCTAAAAGAAAAAACCGGACAGAAAAATCTGGAGGGCATGCATATCGTAGTCACCCACAGGAAACCAACCGGAGATAATCCGGAAATTATAAAAAGAGAATTATTGAAAAACAATCCTTTAAAAGTAAATTATATTTTTCCCGAACAAGGCAAAAAAATCAGTTTACCTTAA
- a CDS encoding alpha/beta hydrolase has translation MKNLFRSYSLLKPLLLVAIIMCTVSSLHGQKIKPSDSGYAPVNNTKVYYEVYGEGRPVVLLHGAFMTIDMNWGQLIPELSKNRKVIAIELQGHGHTPFSDRKLSHATLARDVEGILDHLKIESADVVGYSFGGAVAYQFAIQSPKRLKNLVIISATYKSSGWLPEVSSAFKTMKPSLFADSPMHAAYDAVAPDKTKWTTFLEQMIASAGMSFDLGDSNISKISAPVLIISGDNDGLDKMELVKTYKLLGGGVSADLASMPKSQLAIVPGQGHVSLMMQTATILNYLNSFLK, from the coding sequence ATGAAAAATTTATTCAGATCCTATAGCCTTCTTAAGCCGCTCCTGCTGGTTGCCATCATTATGTGTACAGTATCATCACTCCATGGCCAGAAAATAAAGCCTTCTGACAGCGGCTATGCGCCTGTTAATAATACCAAAGTGTATTATGAGGTATATGGTGAAGGCAGGCCTGTTGTTTTACTGCATGGTGCCTTTATGACCATTGATATGAATTGGGGGCAATTGATCCCTGAACTGTCAAAGAACCGGAAAGTCATTGCCATCGAATTGCAGGGACATGGGCATACCCCATTTTCAGACAGAAAACTATCGCATGCCACTTTAGCAAGGGATGTGGAGGGAATACTGGACCATTTGAAAATTGAGAGTGCCGATGTCGTAGGCTACAGCTTTGGCGGCGCTGTGGCATATCAGTTTGCTATCCAAAGTCCTAAACGGCTGAAAAATTTAGTCATCATCTCTGCTACTTACAAAAGTAGCGGTTGGCTACCTGAAGTAAGCAGTGCTTTTAAAACAATGAAACCGTCTCTTTTTGCAGATAGTCCTATGCATGCCGCATACGATGCAGTAGCTCCTGATAAGACAAAATGGACAACGTTCCTGGAGCAAATGATCGCTTCGGCTGGGATGTCATTCGACCTGGGAGACTCTAATATTTCAAAAATTTCAGCACCGGTATTAATCATATCCGGTGACAATGACGGACTGGATAAAATGGAATTGGTTAAAACATATAAATTATTGGGTGGCGGTGTATCTGCTGATCTGGCATCTATGCCGAAATCCCAGCTGGCCATTGTTCCGGGACAGGGACATGTCAGCCTGATGATGCAAACTGCAACGATTTTGAATTACCTGAACAGTTTTTTAAAGTAA
- a CDS encoding M12 family metallopeptidase, giving the protein MKKTFFLIMSGIMMLSCKDDMDGNSSLSGPAGNTSEFITLKSGIVVEKRGDDYIFGGDMILFPSQLKSLEENGNLTGGSNIPKDGADTSLHPAFNIPLSEMNMEGGKIGQKNVGINADPYRLWAMVRFTYGPSILNHPNKDFYQARIRQALQHIQATTNVRFYNATGQPTVDPTWGFAYPYIEINYIGSASASSSSHIGRNPAGGKQELKLADFAFPTWNPADVSTIVHELGHAIGMMHEQNRPDRDNYVNINNANLTNQGKSQFQKVTTNYSYFGSYDFSSIMGYDSFTSSTDHVYNISEPMYTRKDGTYITPSNTLTVLDRIWFNNYHLPYIARSDVYRELDDVVYKTDNTVMTASERLQLQAQLNNGNPNPPAGGRIPNNL; this is encoded by the coding sequence ATGAAAAAAACATTTTTTTTAATTATGTCAGGAATAATGATGCTTTCCTGTAAAGATGATATGGACGGTAATTCCAGCTTAAGCGGACCTGCCGGAAACACATCAGAATTTATTACCCTTAAGTCAGGTATTGTAGTGGAAAAGAGAGGAGATGATTATATATTCGGTGGGGATATGATCCTGTTTCCGTCTCAGCTCAAATCCCTGGAGGAAAACGGGAACCTGACCGGAGGAAGCAATATTCCCAAAGACGGAGCTGATACCAGTCTGCATCCTGCTTTCAATATCCCCTTATCGGAAATGAACATGGAAGGAGGAAAAATTGGACAAAAAAATGTGGGAATCAATGCCGATCCCTACAGATTATGGGCCATGGTGAGATTTACCTATGGACCTAGTATACTCAATCATCCCAATAAGGATTTTTATCAGGCCAGAATCAGACAGGCATTACAGCATATTCAGGCAACCACCAATGTAAGATTCTATAATGCTACCGGCCAGCCTACCGTTGATCCTACATGGGGATTTGCTTATCCTTATATTGAGATCAATTATATCGGAAGTGCATCAGCAAGTTCCTCTTCGCATATAGGAAGAAATCCTGCCGGAGGAAAACAGGAATTGAAACTGGCCGATTTTGCTTTCCCTACATGGAATCCGGCGGATGTCTCCACTATTGTGCATGAACTGGGTCATGCGATAGGGATGATGCATGAGCAGAACAGACCTGACAGGGACAATTATGTGAATATCAATAATGCAAACCTGACGAATCAAGGTAAATCTCAGTTCCAGAAAGTTACAACCAATTATTCTTATTTTGGATCTTATGACTTTAGCTCTATTATGGGGTATGATTCATTCACTTCATCTACCGATCATGTCTATAACATTTCAGAGCCTATGTATACCCGAAAAGATGGAACTTATATTACACCGAGTAATACGCTGACTGTTCTTGACAGGATCTGGTTCAATAATTATCATTTGCCATATATCGCGAGATCAGATGTTTACAGGGAATTAGATGATGTGGTATATAAAACTGATAATACGGTGATGACAGCTTCTGAAAGGCTTCAGCTTCAGGCACAGCTTAATAACGGAAATCCGAACCCACCTGCCGGAGGCCGTATCCCAAATAATCTCTGA
- a CDS encoding MoaD/ThiS family protein, with translation MKLKILAFGITKDIFGTSEKQIEAESGLNVGELKNRLEEDFPELKNLKSYFIALDEEYAEDDQIVSSTHEIAIIPPVSGG, from the coding sequence ATGAAACTTAAGATATTGGCTTTTGGAATCACGAAAGATATTTTCGGAACTTCAGAAAAACAAATAGAGGCAGAGAGCGGCCTGAATGTAGGCGAATTAAAAAACAGGCTGGAAGAAGATTTTCCGGAGCTGAAAAACCTGAAGTCCTACTTTATTGCGCTGGATGAAGAATATGCGGAAGATGATCAGATCGTAAGCAGTACACACGAAATTGCTATAATCCCCCCTGTAAGTGGCGGATAA
- a CDS encoding thiopeptide-type bacteriocin biosynthesis protein, with amino-acid sequence MIERTFIPGSDWLYLKIYTGVKTADIMLEEAVSSLTDYFQYNNKISRWFFIRYNDPKPHLRLRLKLCDTRCYGDILDKINDTLQEYINSGEVSKIVIDTYHREIERYGINTIEDAEILFHRNSEFTLKCLHYNDEEKLIVSLFQIDELLNKLNLSALEKLDWIKDFNTVFKQEFNADKKLNSQLDKKYREFKPKYIDFIQSEEFLEERNVVISGIEESSIVLQNIIAYHENQSLEVSLQSFFQSLFHMNINRLFVSDQRLFEMIIYDYLLRYYKTITYRSL; translated from the coding sequence ATGATAGAACGAACGTTTATTCCCGGAAGTGATTGGCTTTACCTGAAAATCTATACAGGTGTAAAAACTGCAGATATAATGTTGGAAGAAGCCGTATCATCATTGACAGATTATTTTCAATACAATAATAAGATTTCCAGATGGTTTTTCATCCGATATAACGATCCAAAACCACATTTGAGGCTAAGGCTTAAATTATGTGATACCCGTTGTTATGGCGATATTCTTGATAAAATCAATGATACATTACAAGAATATATAAACAGTGGAGAAGTTTCCAAAATTGTCATTGATACTTACCATAGAGAAATAGAAAGGTATGGAATAAATACGATTGAAGATGCAGAAATTCTATTCCACAGAAATAGTGAATTCACGCTAAAATGCCTGCATTACAATGATGAAGAAAAACTTATTGTCAGTCTTTTCCAAATTGATGAACTTCTGAATAAGCTTAATTTATCAGCTTTAGAAAAGCTGGATTGGATCAAGGACTTTAATACTGTTTTTAAACAGGAATTTAATGCTGATAAAAAGCTTAATAGCCAGTTAGATAAAAAATATCGTGAATTTAAACCGAAGTACATTGATTTTATTCAGTCGGAGGAATTTTTAGAGGAAAGAAATGTTGTTATTTCCGGGATAGAAGAAAGCAGTATTGTATTGCAGAACATTATTGCATATCATGAAAACCAATCTTTAGAAGTTTCCTTGCAAAGCTTTTTTCAAAGCCTGTTCCATATGAATATCAATAGATTATTTGTTTCTGATCAACGTTTATTTGAGATGATAATATATGATTATCTGTTAAGATACTATAAGACTATTACCTACCGATCTTTATAG
- a CDS encoding DUF4377 domain-containing protein — protein MKYVMIVLMVFLTVVSCKEDDTNQTYETVFNVSPTIEYVAPGPPAPPDSSEDIPVMRITEKNSGQSYTLDLGAIEGFTFEEGFRHVISVEVTKLANPPADGPSKTYRLLRIISKE, from the coding sequence ATGAAATATGTAATGATTGTCTTAATGGTGTTCCTTACAGTTGTATCCTGTAAAGAAGATGATACCAATCAGACCTATGAAACAGTATTTAATGTTTCTCCGACAATTGAATATGTGGCCCCAGGTCCGCCGGCGCCTCCGGACTCTTCCGAGGATATTCCGGTAATGAGGATTACTGAAAAAAATTCAGGACAATCTTATACTCTTGATTTGGGAGCGATAGAGGGATTCACTTTTGAAGAGGGATTTAGACATGTGATCAGTGTAGAAGTGACAAAGCTTGCCAATCCGCCTGCTGATGGGCCCTCAAAAACGTACCGTTTGTTAAGAATTATATCAAAAGAATAA